From the Desulfovibrio sp. JY genome, one window contains:
- a CDS encoding glutamate-5-semialdehyde dehydrogenase → MSVATDMEQMAVRAKDASRLLAGASGAAKDAFLAALADLLATRREEVMAANARDVAAATAAGMDAPRLNRLTLTPAVMDAMAGACREIIALPDPVGGIEAMRPRPNGLLVGRMRVPLGVICMIYESRPNVTIDAAILCLKAGNAVILKGGSEALESNKALAALLREALAAAGLPADAAQLVPTSDRAAVAALCKLDQFIDVIIPRGGEGLIRAVVDAATMPVLKHFKGVCHAYVDAGADLAMAEKVVVNAKAQRPGVCNALECLLVNADVAPEFLPRVGAALRRAGVALRACPRALPLLGEGAAPAAPGDFGHEFHDLILAVKVVDSMDEALAHIHRYGSNHTEVIVTEHHGRAMEFLRRADASMVGVNCSTRFNDGGELGLGAEIGISTSKLHAYGPMGLVELTSAKFVTLGNGQVRG, encoded by the coding sequence ATGAGCGTGGCAACCGACATGGAACAGATGGCCGTCCGGGCCAAGGACGCCTCCCGGCTTCTGGCCGGGGCTTCCGGCGCGGCCAAGGATGCTTTTCTGGCCGCCCTGGCCGATCTGCTCGCCACCCGCCGCGAGGAGGTCATGGCCGCCAATGCCCGGGACGTGGCAGCGGCCACGGCCGCCGGCATGGACGCGCCGCGCTTAAATCGCCTGACGTTGACTCCGGCCGTCATGGACGCCATGGCCGGGGCCTGCCGCGAGATCATCGCCCTGCCCGATCCGGTGGGGGGCATCGAGGCCATGCGGCCGCGCCCCAACGGCCTGCTCGTCGGGCGTATGCGCGTGCCGCTGGGCGTTATCTGCATGATCTACGAATCGCGGCCCAACGTCACCATCGACGCCGCCATCCTCTGCCTCAAGGCCGGCAACGCCGTGATTTTGAAAGGCGGTTCCGAAGCCTTGGAGTCCAACAAGGCCCTGGCCGCACTGCTGCGCGAGGCCCTGGCCGCCGCCGGCCTTCCCGCCGACGCCGCCCAGCTCGTGCCCACGAGCGACCGGGCCGCCGTGGCCGCGCTGTGCAAGCTCGACCAGTTTATCGACGTCATCATCCCGCGCGGCGGGGAAGGGCTCATCCGGGCCGTGGTGGACGCCGCCACCATGCCGGTGCTCAAGCATTTCAAGGGCGTGTGCCACGCCTATGTCGACGCCGGGGCCGATCTGGCCATGGCCGAAAAGGTGGTGGTCAACGCCAAGGCCCAGCGCCCCGGGGTATGCAACGCCCTGGAGTGCCTGCTCGTCAACGCCGACGTCGCGCCGGAATTTCTGCCCCGGGTAGGGGCGGCCCTGCGCCGTGCCGGCGTGGCGCTTCGGGCTTGTCCGCGCGCCCTGCCGCTGCTTGGCGAGGGGGCCGCGCCGGCTGCGCCCGGGGATTTCGGCCACGAGTTTCACGACCTGATCCTGGCCGTCAAGGTGGTGGATTCCATGGACGAGGCGCTGGCCCACATCCATCGCTACGGCTCCAACCACACCGAGGTCATCGTCACCGAGCACCATGGCCGGGCCATGGAGTTTCTGCGCCGGGCCGACGCCTCCATGGTCGGGGTCAACTGTTCCACGCGGTTTAACGACGGCGGCGAGTTGGGGCTTGGGGCCGAGATCGGCATCTCCACCTCCAAGCTCCATGCCTACGGCCCCATGGGCCTTGTGGAGCTGACCAGCGCCAAGTTCGTGACGCTCGGCAACGGCCAGGTGCGGGGCTGA
- the xseB gene encoding exodeoxyribonuclease VII small subunit — MTAGKQESFEKALERLERIAARLEAGDVPLEKGVALYKEGMGLVAACRKRLEAAKLELSLAGEDGALKPFEVEDARLAETDGEDGEELA; from the coding sequence ATGACCGCGGGCAAGCAAGAGTCTTTTGAAAAGGCGCTGGAGCGCCTGGAACGTATCGCCGCGCGGCTGGAAGCCGGAGATGTTCCCTTGGAAAAGGGCGTGGCCCTGTACAAGGAAGGCATGGGGCTTGTCGCCGCATGCCGCAAGCGGCTCGAGGCGGCCAAGCTGGAGTTGTCGCTGGCCGGCGAGGACGGCGCGCTTAAGCCTTTCGAGGTCGAGGATGCGCGGCTTGCCGAGACGGACGGCGAAGACGGGGAGGAACTCGCGTGA
- a CDS encoding aminoglycoside phosphotransferase family protein has protein sequence MRVSLGHLSPSDPLQGYLRDCILPQLVATQREPRWRVYRVSAESDVYLYEDKWSGARVVGKFYARARGLNGSNAPQSAQNEYRNLEYVRSLGFTGPPDTVVRPLGANRELGDLLVVEHVTGEQLDAVIEEAARAGRSDRLFTKLSGLARFFARLHNGTAGGERVDFARTRAYFERVLAYLAGQGVASPRRIDRLRELGQAYAARPELWQDVQVCVHGDATPSNFLFGHGRDVCAIDLERMHRDDRVYDVGRLCGELKHCFMLTTGSPARSEPFIGHFLWEYAGHFPDRKRAFDAITARLPFYLGLTLLRIARNHWLDDAYRKRLIQEGKTILKGGLA, from the coding sequence ATGCGCGTCTCCCTCGGACACCTCTCGCCAAGCGATCCCCTGCAGGGCTATCTGCGCGACTGCATCCTGCCCCAGCTCGTGGCGACCCAGCGCGAACCGCGCTGGCGGGTCTACCGTGTTTCGGCCGAAAGCGACGTCTACCTCTACGAGGACAAATGGAGCGGGGCCCGGGTGGTGGGCAAGTTCTACGCCCGTGCCAGGGGCCTAAACGGCAGCAACGCTCCCCAGTCCGCGCAAAACGAATATCGCAATCTCGAATACGTGAGAAGCCTCGGCTTTACCGGGCCGCCGGATACCGTTGTGCGTCCCCTGGGTGCCAATCGCGAACTCGGGGACCTGCTCGTGGTGGAACACGTCACCGGCGAGCAGCTCGACGCCGTCATCGAGGAAGCCGCCCGGGCGGGGCGTTCGGACAGGCTTTTCACCAAGCTGTCCGGCCTGGCCCGGTTTTTCGCCCGGCTTCACAACGGCACGGCCGGGGGCGAGCGGGTGGATTTTGCCCGAACCCGGGCCTACTTCGAGCGGGTGCTGGCCTACCTCGCCGGCCAGGGTGTCGCCTCGCCCCGGCGGATCGACCGGCTGCGCGAACTCGGCCAGGCCTACGCCGCCCGGCCCGAATTGTGGCAGGACGTCCAGGTCTGCGTCCACGGCGACGCCACGCCCTCCAATTTCCTCTTTGGCCACGGCCGGGACGTATGCGCCATCGACCTCGAGCGCATGCACCGCGACGACCGGGTCTACGACGTGGGGCGGCTTTGCGGGGAGCTCAAGCACTGCTTTATGTTGACGACGGGCAGCCCCGCCCGCTCGGAACCCTTTATCGGCCATTTCCTGTGGGAATACGCCGGACATTTTCCCGACCGCAAGCGGGCCTTCGACGCCATAACGGCACGGCTGCCGTTTTACCTCGGCCTGACGCTTTTGCGCATCGCCCGCAACCACTGGCTCGACGACGCCTACAGAAAGCGGCTCATCCAGGAGGGCAAGACCATTTTGAAGGGAGGCTTGGCATGA
- the nadD gene encoding nicotinate (nicotinamide) nucleotide adenylyltransferase yields the protein MTRPVIGIFGGTFNPVHIGHLRAAIEVAEALSLAGVEFVPAARPPHKSGEPMLDFGLRLTLCRLAVAAVDGFRVNAMEADRPGPSYTCDTLAELRDARPGEEFCFILGMGDLLGLSTWKNGLGLGRMASLAVHAREGLGLEVFTVFLKGNAAAMGAEPTDDPAVWALPEDRHISFVPVARLDVSASDIRERWRQKKRIDGLVSEAVLRELKQREDALEAAWAR from the coding sequence ATGACGCGACCCGTGATCGGCATTTTCGGCGGCACGTTCAACCCCGTGCACATCGGCCACCTGCGCGCCGCCATCGAGGTGGCCGAAGCCCTGTCCCTGGCCGGGGTGGAATTCGTGCCCGCCGCCAGACCGCCGCACAAGTCCGGCGAGCCCATGCTCGATTTCGGGCTGCGCCTGACGCTGTGCCGTCTGGCGGTCGCGGCCGTCGACGGATTTCGCGTCAACGCCATGGAGGCCGACCGGCCCGGGCCGTCCTACACCTGCGACACCCTGGCAGAACTGCGCGATGCCCGGCCGGGCGAGGAATTCTGCTTCATCCTCGGCATGGGCGATCTGCTCGGCCTTTCCACCTGGAAAAACGGTTTGGGGCTCGGCCGCATGGCCAGCTTGGCCGTGCATGCCCGGGAAGGGTTGGGGCTTGAGGTTTTCACCGTTTTTCTGAAAGGTAACGCCGCCGCCATGGGGGCCGAGCCCACCGACGATCCAGCGGTCTGGGCCCTGCCCGAGGACCGCCACATCAGTTTCGTGCCCGTGGCCAGACTTGACGTGTCCGCCTCGGATATACGAGAGCGGTGGCGGCAAAAAAAACGCATCGACGGTCTGGTCAGCGAGGCCGTGCTGCGCGAACTCAAACAGCGCGAGGATGCCCTCGAAGCAGCCTGGGCCCGATAG
- a CDS encoding HAD family hydrolase produces MKVRGIIFDINGTLVHIETDEGNEQIYRSISHLLKYYGIRTNRGDVRDGYYQILKDQRRRGGEQYPEFDAVAVWREFILDRAGRSGVTIPKNKLAVLPHFLAELYRGIALNCLELYPGVREVLDELRPRYRLAALTDAQTAWALPEMRMVGIDSYFYPIIVSGDLGYRKPDPRIFALAIKRMHLYADELLFVGNDMYRDIYGARQAGLRTVFFASGQGQQSMDGVEAHYNISNFAELRNAVRFFEEQG; encoded by the coding sequence ATGAAGGTGCGGGGCATCATTTTCGACATCAACGGCACTCTCGTCCACATCGAAACCGACGAGGGCAACGAGCAGATCTACCGCTCCATCAGCCACCTGCTCAAATATTACGGCATCCGCACCAACCGGGGCGACGTGCGCGACGGCTATTACCAGATTTTAAAGGACCAGCGCCGGCGCGGCGGGGAGCAGTATCCGGAGTTCGACGCCGTGGCTGTATGGCGGGAATTCATTTTGGACCGGGCCGGCCGCTCCGGGGTGACGATCCCCAAAAACAAGTTGGCCGTGCTGCCGCATTTTCTGGCCGAGCTCTATAGGGGCATCGCGCTCAATTGCCTGGAACTCTATCCCGGCGTGCGCGAAGTGCTCGACGAACTGCGCCCGCGCTACCGGCTCGCCGCCCTGACCGACGCGCAGACGGCCTGGGCCCTGCCCGAAATGCGCATGGTCGGCATCGACTCGTACTTTTACCCCATCATCGTCTCCGGCGACCTCGGCTATCGCAAGCCCGATCCGCGCATCTTCGCCCTGGCCATAAAGCGCATGCATCTGTACGCCGACGAATTGCTCTTCGTCGGCAACGACATGTACCGCGACATTTACGGCGCGCGCCAGGCCGGGCTGCGCACCGTCTTTTTCGCTTCGGGCCAGGGCCAGCAATCCATGGATGGCGTCGAGGCCCATTACAACATCTCCAACTTCGCTGAACTGCGAAACGCGGTGCGGTTTTTCGAGGAGCAGGGCTAG
- the dxs gene encoding 1-deoxy-D-xylulose-5-phosphate synthase — translation MTVLSDTALHILPRIQNPRDVAGLSPEEKTALAEEIRQVIIGTVSMNGGHLAPSLGVVELTLALLSVFDPGRDKLVWDVGHQAYAYKLLTGRQENFHTLRTLHGISGFPRPAESPYDHFGVGHSSTSISAALGMAMARDLKGEDHDVVAIIGDGSMTAGLAYEGLNQAGGWGGRLIVVLNDNEMSISKNVGALSLFLSRKLNQRWVKRFKKDMENWISSFPFGGDVMGYVKRGEESFKSFFTPGMLFEAFRFNYLGPIDGHDTARLTQVFKEVREIEGPVLVHVLTKKGRGYAPAEKNPTYFHGVGCFEPETGLVEKPGVCPPSYTQVFGRALTALAKDNERIMAITAAMPEGTGLSDFAAAMPERFVDVGICEQHAVTFAAGLAKEGFKPVVAVYSTFLQRSYDQIVHDVCLQNLPVTFCLDRAGLVGEDGATHHGAFDLSYLRHIPHLTVMAPGSEADLPGMLAAALVHPGPVAIRYPRGAGEGLPLPEKPEPLPIGRGEMVRPGADALVVAIGSRVMPAVVAANELAAETGREVAVFNTRFVKPLPREQLLALAREFPLWLTAEENVLQGGFGSAVLEMLSDAGALSGLTVRRLGLPDDFVEHGAQKALRALCGIDKDGIKAALRSLLSL, via the coding sequence ATGACCGTACTTTCGGACACGGCGCTTCACATCCTTCCCCGGATTCAAAATCCCCGTGACGTGGCCGGGTTGTCGCCGGAGGAAAAGACCGCCCTGGCCGAGGAGATCCGGCAGGTCATCATCGGCACGGTCTCCATGAACGGCGGCCATCTGGCCCCGTCACTCGGCGTGGTGGAGCTGACCCTGGCCCTGCTTTCCGTGTTCGACCCCGGTCGGGACAAGCTGGTGTGGGACGTGGGCCATCAGGCCTACGCCTATAAACTGCTGACCGGCCGCCAGGAGAATTTTCATACCCTGCGCACCCTGCACGGCATAAGCGGGTTTCCCCGGCCGGCCGAAAGCCCCTACGACCATTTCGGCGTGGGCCATTCGAGCACCTCCATCTCCGCCGCCCTCGGCATGGCCATGGCCCGGGACCTCAAGGGCGAGGACCACGACGTGGTGGCCATCATCGGCGACGGCTCCATGACCGCCGGACTGGCCTACGAGGGCCTCAACCAGGCCGGCGGCTGGGGCGGGCGGCTGATTGTCGTTTTAAACGACAACGAGATGTCGATATCCAAGAACGTCGGCGCGCTCTCGCTTTTTTTAAGCCGCAAGCTCAACCAGCGCTGGGTCAAGCGGTTTAAAAAGGACATGGAGAACTGGATCAGTTCGTTCCCCTTCGGCGGCGACGTCATGGGCTACGTCAAGCGCGGCGAGGAATCGTTCAAAAGCTTTTTCACGCCCGGCATGCTGTTCGAGGCCTTCCGTTTCAACTACCTCGGCCCCATCGACGGCCACGACACGGCGCGCCTGACCCAGGTGTTCAAGGAAGTGCGCGAGATCGAGGGCCCGGTGCTGGTCCACGTGCTGACCAAAAAAGGGCGCGGCTACGCCCCGGCCGAGAAGAACCCCACCTATTTTCATGGCGTGGGCTGCTTCGAGCCCGAGACCGGGCTGGTGGAAAAGCCGGGCGTGTGCCCGCCGAGCTACACCCAGGTCTTCGGACGGGCCCTGACCGCGTTGGCCAAGGACAACGAGCGCATCATGGCCATTACCGCCGCCATGCCCGAGGGCACGGGGCTGTCCGATTTCGCCGCCGCCATGCCCGAACGCTTCGTGGACGTCGGCATTTGCGAGCAGCACGCCGTGACCTTTGCCGCCGGTCTGGCCAAGGAGGGGTTCAAGCCCGTGGTCGCCGTCTATTCCACCTTTTTACAGCGCTCCTACGATCAGATCGTCCACGACGTGTGCCTGCAAAATCTGCCCGTGACCTTCTGCCTCGACCGGGCCGGTCTGGTGGGCGAGGACGGGGCTACCCACCACGGGGCCTTCGACCTGTCCTACCTGCGCCACATCCCCCACCTGACGGTCATGGCTCCGGGCAGCGAGGCGGATTTGCCGGGCATGCTGGCCGCAGCGCTCGTCCACCCCGGCCCGGTGGCCATCCGCTATCCCCGGGGCGCCGGCGAGGGCCTGCCCCTGCCGGAAAAGCCCGAGCCTCTGCCCATCGGCCGGGGGGAGATGGTTCGTCCGGGCGCGGACGCCCTGGTCGTGGCCATCGGCAGCCGGGTCATGCCGGCCGTGGTCGCGGCCAACGAACTGGCCGCCGAGACCGGGCGCGAGGTGGCGGTTTTCAACACCCGGTTTGTCAAGCCGCTGCCGCGCGAGCAGTTGCTGGCCCTGGCCAGGGAATTCCCCCTGTGGCTGACGGCCGAGGAAAACGTGCTGCAAGGCGGTTTCGGTTCGGCCGTACTGGAAATGCTGTCCGATGCCGGGGCGCTGTCCGGGCTCACCGTGCGCCGGCTGGGGCTGCCCGACGACTTCGTGGAACACGGCGCGCAAAAAGCGTTGCGGGCGCTTTGCGGCATCGACAAGGACGGCATCAAGGCCGCGTTGCGCTCCCTGCTTAGCCTGTAG
- the xseA gene encoding exodeoxyribonuclease VII large subunit, producing MPHVFEVSELTRSVKDVVESEFPFVWVRGQVVNLSRPGSGHLYFSLRDAEASLAVVWFRGAQGGKALAGGERYDPLTGEVFEKSLAKSLADGMEIMVAGRLTVYAPRGVYQLVAELVQEVGEGRLWQEFEALKKELAAKGYFAQERKRALPRHPLRVAVVTAPTGAAVRDFIRIGRERGHGAAVRIYPTLVQGDAAPVGIVRAMLRAVSDDWAEVLVLIRGGGSLEDLWAFNTPEVAGAIFASPLPVVTGVGHEVDVTIADMVADVRAATPSHAAQLLWPERAQLTQRLDDLEMAARRGMARLVATRERELVALARGLAWLSPRQRLARLDEAFAGAAARLMRAGNGWLGNFAARLDAVAAKMAGQYGPHSLEARDEALSRRTERLGNAFRFFLAGRENRLELAAAELAGLDPMGPLARGYSLTTLERTGKFLRRAGDARPGDNLSIMVYAGRVKARITDVAPAPADSDDAGRNGEKA from the coding sequence ATGCCGCACGTATTTGAAGTAAGCGAACTGACGCGGTCGGTGAAGGACGTCGTCGAGTCCGAGTTCCCCTTTGTCTGGGTACGCGGGCAGGTGGTGAATTTGTCGCGGCCGGGCTCGGGGCATTTGTATTTTTCGTTGCGCGATGCCGAGGCGTCTTTGGCGGTGGTGTGGTTTCGGGGCGCGCAGGGCGGCAAGGCGTTGGCGGGGGGCGAGCGGTACGACCCGCTGACGGGTGAGGTTTTCGAGAAGTCGCTGGCGAAGAGTCTGGCCGACGGCATGGAGATCATGGTTGCCGGGCGGCTGACGGTCTATGCCCCGCGCGGCGTGTATCAGCTGGTGGCCGAGCTGGTGCAGGAGGTGGGCGAGGGCCGGCTGTGGCAGGAATTCGAGGCGCTCAAAAAGGAGCTGGCGGCCAAGGGGTATTTTGCCCAGGAGCGCAAGCGGGCCTTGCCGCGTCATCCGCTGCGGGTGGCGGTGGTGACCGCGCCAACGGGGGCGGCTGTGCGCGATTTCATCCGCATCGGCCGGGAGCGGGGGCATGGCGCGGCGGTGCGGATCTATCCGACGCTGGTCCAGGGCGACGCCGCGCCGGTGGGGATTGTCCGGGCCATGCTGCGGGCGGTGTCCGACGACTGGGCCGAGGTGTTGGTGCTCATTCGCGGCGGCGGGTCGCTGGAGGATTTGTGGGCCTTCAATACGCCCGAGGTGGCCGGGGCGATTTTCGCCTCGCCGCTGCCGGTCGTCACCGGCGTGGGCCATGAGGTCGACGTGACCATTGCCGACATGGTGGCCGATGTTCGGGCCGCCACGCCGAGTCATGCCGCCCAGCTTTTGTGGCCCGAGCGGGCCCAGCTGACCCAGCGCCTGGATGATCTGGAGATGGCGGCGCGGCGCGGCATGGCGCGGCTTGTCGCCACGCGGGAGCGGGAGCTTGTCGCCCTGGCCCGGGGGCTTGCCTGGCTGTCGCCCCGGCAGCGTCTGGCGCGGCTCGATGAGGCCTTTGCCGGTGCGGCGGCGCGGCTTATGCGGGCCGGGAACGGCTGGCTGGGAAATTTTGCCGCCCGGTTGGACGCGGTTGCCGCCAAGATGGCGGGGCAGTACGGGCCGCACAGCCTGGAAGCCAGGGACGAGGCGCTTTCCCGCCGGACGGAGCGGCTCGGCAATGCCTTTCGATTTTTTCTGGCCGGGCGGGAAAACCGGCTGGAACTGGCCGCGGCCGAGTTGGCCGGGCTTGACCCCATGGGGCCGCTGGCGCGCGGCTACAGTCTGACGACTCTTGAGCGCACCGGGAAATTCCTGCGCCGGGCAGGGGATGCGCGGCCGGGCGACAACCTTTCCATCATGGTGTATGCAGGCCGCGTGAAGGCGCGGATAACGGACGTTGCGCCCGCACCGGCGGATTCGGACGATGCTGGACGCAACGGGGAGAAGGCATGA
- a CDS encoding polyprenyl synthetase family protein has product MTVKERLAAQAAEVEVYIRERFGARMRERGVPEGLLSAMEYSLMAGGKRLRPCLCLSFAELFGASRASVMPFAAGFELIHTYSLIHDDLPAMDDDDLRRGRPSNHKVFGEAGAILAGDALLTEAFGCMSRCWPAVAAELVLPALAEAGRAAGAAGMVGGQMLDMEFTARQGVSLAELAHMQALKTGALITASCVCGAILAGAAEDGISRAREYGEAVGAAFQIVDDILDEVGDANTMGKPVGSDREQGKSTYPSLVGLDESRRLAGQRVDAALAAIAAYEGSAADFLRDLARYIVVRVQ; this is encoded by the coding sequence GTGACGGTGAAGGAACGGTTGGCCGCCCAGGCGGCCGAAGTGGAAGTGTACATCCGGGAGCGCTTCGGCGCGCGCATGCGGGAGCGCGGCGTGCCCGAGGGGCTGCTGTCGGCCATGGAATATTCGCTGATGGCCGGGGGCAAGCGGTTGCGGCCGTGTCTTTGCCTGTCCTTTGCCGAGCTTTTCGGCGCGTCCCGGGCCAGCGTCATGCCGTTTGCCGCCGGCTTCGAGCTCATCCACACCTATTCGCTCATTCACGACGACCTGCCGGCCATGGACGACGACGACCTGCGCCGGGGCCGGCCGTCGAACCACAAGGTCTTTGGCGAGGCCGGGGCCATATTGGCCGGCGATGCGCTTTTGACCGAGGCGTTTGGTTGCATGAGCCGCTGCTGGCCGGCCGTCGCGGCCGAGCTGGTGCTGCCGGCCCTGGCCGAGGCGGGACGGGCGGCGGGCGCGGCCGGCATGGTTGGCGGCCAGATGCTGGATATGGAATTTACCGCCCGCCAGGGCGTGTCCCTGGCCGAGCTGGCCCACATGCAGGCGCTCAAGACCGGAGCGCTCATTACCGCTTCGTGCGTGTGCGGCGCGATCCTGGCTGGCGCGGCCGAGGACGGCATCAGCCGGGCCAGGGAGTACGGCGAGGCCGTGGGCGCGGCGTTCCAGATCGTCGACGACATCCTCGACGAGGTTGGCGACGCGAACACCATGGGCAAGCCCGTGGGCAGCGATCGGGAGCAGGGCAAGAGCACCTATCCGAGTCTGGTCGGGCTGGACGAGAGCCGGCGGCTGGCCGGGCAGCGTGTGGATGCGGCCCTGGCCGCCATTGCCGCCTACGAGGGGTCGGCGGCGGATTTTTTGCGGGATTTGGCCCGCTATATCGTGGTTCGGGTCCAATAG
- a CDS encoding deoxyhypusine synthase family protein produces MAAISRFMETHFRHFNARETLDAAKAWNDLLGKGGKMFLSMAGAMSTCELGISLAEMIRKDKVHAISCTAANLEEDLFNLFNHNEYKMVPEYRDLSPEAEKELYEAGFNRVTDTCIPEGIMRQVQHRISKLWAEATEAGTPKFPFEFMYALLDQPDIAEFFQVPREHSWVLAAKEKGLPIFTPGFEDSTLGNIFCSEVIRGHLKDHSAVRHGTEQMELLAKWYQEQARTNTPVGFFQIGGGIAADFAICAVPMLIQDLQLEDTPFWAYFAQIGDSTTSYGSYSGAVPNEKITWGKLDVDTPRFMINSDAAIVAPLIFGYVLGW; encoded by the coding sequence ATGGCCGCCATATCCCGTTTCATGGAAACCCATTTCCGTCACTTCAACGCCCGTGAGACTCTCGACGCCGCCAAGGCCTGGAACGATCTGCTCGGCAAGGGCGGCAAGATGTTTTTGTCCATGGCCGGAGCCATGAGCACCTGCGAACTCGGCATTTCCCTGGCCGAGATGATCCGCAAGGACAAGGTCCATGCCATCAGCTGCACCGCCGCCAATCTTGAGGAGGACCTTTTCAACCTCTTCAACCATAATGAATACAAGATGGTTCCCGAATACCGGGACCTCTCGCCCGAAGCGGAAAAAGAGCTCTACGAGGCCGGGTTCAACCGTGTGACCGACACCTGCATCCCCGAGGGGATCATGCGGCAGGTGCAGCACCGCATCTCCAAGCTCTGGGCCGAGGCGACCGAGGCCGGTACGCCGAAATTTCCTTTCGAATTCATGTACGCGCTGCTCGATCAGCCCGACATTGCCGAGTTCTTCCAGGTTCCCCGCGAGCATTCCTGGGTCCTGGCCGCCAAGGAAAAGGGCCTGCCCATTTTCACTCCCGGCTTCGAGGACAGCACGCTCGGCAACATCTTCTGCTCCGAGGTCATCCGGGGGCACCTGAAAGACCATTCGGCCGTGCGCCACGGCACCGAGCAGATGGAGCTTCTGGCCAAGTGGTACCAGGAGCAGGCCAGGACCAACACTCCGGTCGGGTTTTTCCAGATCGGCGGCGGCATCGCGGCGGATTTCGCCATCTGCGCCGTGCCCATGCTGATCCAGGACCTGCAGCTCGAGGATACGCCTTTCTGGGCCTACTTCGCCCAGATCGGCGACTCGACCACGTCCTACGGCTCCTATTCCGGGGCCGTGCCCAACGAGAAGATCACCTGGGGCAAGCTCGACGTGGACACGCCGCGTTTCATGATCAACTCCGACGCCGCCATCGTGGCCCCGCTGATTTTCGGCTACGTACTTGGCTGGTAA
- a CDS encoding nitroreductase family protein yields MIRKAGRMGRRKVLGLLAGAVSGLLAARPAWAGDKPAAMDAITAIKTRRSVRAYTAEPVTDVQVEEILRCGMQAPSACNEQPWQFVVVRDKAILAKVGGINPYAAYAKNAPVAILVAGDQALDKCGGYWIEDTSACAQNMLLAAHALGLGAVWTGIYPLPERVAAFRALLKMPETTTPMALLVIGHPAEQPAPKDRYRPDRVHHDVW; encoded by the coding sequence ATGATCCGCAAGGCAGGACGCATGGGCAGGAGAAAGGTGCTTGGACTTTTGGCCGGGGCGGTTTCGGGGCTCCTTGCGGCCAGGCCGGCCTGGGCCGGGGACAAACCGGCCGCCATGGACGCCATAACCGCCATCAAGACCCGGCGTAGCGTGCGTGCCTACACCGCCGAGCCGGTGACGGACGTCCAGGTCGAGGAGATCCTGCGTTGCGGCATGCAGGCCCCTTCGGCCTGCAACGAGCAGCCCTGGCAGTTCGTGGTGGTGCGCGACAAGGCGATCCTGGCCAAGGTCGGCGGCATCAACCCCTACGCCGCCTATGCCAAAAACGCCCCGGTGGCCATCCTGGTCGCCGGCGATCAGGCCCTGGACAAATGCGGCGGCTATTGGATCGAGGACACGTCGGCCTGCGCCCAGAACATGCTGCTTGCCGCCCATGCCCTGGGGCTTGGCGCGGTGTGGACCGGCATTTATCCGCTGCCCGAACGGGTGGCGGCGTTTCGGGCGCTTTTGAAGATGCCGGAGACGACAACCCCCATGGCGCTGCTCGTCATCGGCCATCCGGCCGAGCAGCCCGCGCCCAAGGACCGCTACCGGCCCGACCGGGTCCATCACGACGTCTGGTGA
- a CDS encoding class I SAM-dependent methyltransferase — MYWDKTSSVPSSLTLDPRVAAYLKPHDRVLDLGCGAGRMLGEMAGTGRFAVGADRNFPSLAVAADRGYRVARAELAALPFADDAFDAGIIHAVLTTLNPRQTRLDVLAEARRVGCKVLCVADFLQNWDLPYYAARYEAGLPETGEAGSFVVRDGNKVLYTAHHFTLDELHDLFAAAGYRVAFADTPKVRTRSGKTVTGVVLAAVADGH, encoded by the coding sequence ATGTACTGGGATAAAACCTCAAGCGTTCCTTCAAGTTTGACCCTCGATCCGCGAGTGGCGGCCTATCTGAAACCCCACGACCGGGTACTGGACCTGGGCTGCGGCGCGGGCCGGATGCTCGGGGAGATGGCCGGGACCGGCCGCTTCGCCGTGGGCGCGGACCGCAATTTCCCGAGTCTCGCCGTGGCCGCGGACCGGGGCTATCGCGTGGCGCGGGCCGAGCTTGCCGCATTGCCCTTTGCCGACGACGCCTTCGACGCCGGCATCATTCATGCCGTGCTGACCACGCTCAATCCCCGGCAGACCCGTCTGGATGTCCTGGCCGAGGCCCGCCGGGTCGGCTGCAAGGTGCTGTGCGTGGCCGATTTCCTGCAAAACTGGGATTTGCCGTACTACGCAGCCCGCTACGAGGCCGGGTTGCCCGAAACGGGCGAGGCCGGCAGCTTTGTCGTCCGGGACGGGAACAAAGTGCTTTATACGGCCCACCATTTCACCCTGGACGAGCTTCATGACTTGTTTGCGGCGGCCGGCTACCGGGTGGCCTTTGCCGATACGCCCAAGGTGCGCACCCGCTCGGGCAAGACCGTCACGGGCGTGGTGCTGGCCGCCGTTGCCGACGGTCATTGA